In the Variovorax sp. S12S4 genome, one interval contains:
- a CDS encoding beta strand repeat-containing protein yields the protein MSPTLPTRRIGFRPRATWAGAAVLSLGFLFGSSSALAAPPPANTVIGNQASATYSDSSGTTQLATSNLVQTTVQQVGSFTLDTFNQVTTTIVNTKLGAAGSVVYAPHILTNTGNGSDTFTITVDADNDAFSKVEVYPDANGDGMPDSTTPLCTAAPAAVCSVPAQTVPGNNGTFQFVVAYTIPGTATTPTTPFDTATITATPGTPALYTAPNTSAADKDQVNLTTQAAFGATKSIGVPAVAAPPGGTWPLASTGGPRSSSASCSTTWGAGIASSDTCKYTVYTLTFNNTGGAPGKFALSDTLPSGFTYVAGSAVWSSAPGVALGDGAGGDPTGMAFQVAGNTLNVVIDSLGQNVTQTISFVVLVNNTAVVGTSTTTNVAQYNPTDSPNADVTAIGTLGSTTNPAAYTVVASYGLVVGTNPSTAATAVDTVAGTPNGTAADTTTQPSVVAGGSVKFPQTVFNTGSGVDSINLSIANGSFPAGTTFLLFAADGVTPLLDTTGDGVPDTGPIPVGGSANIVVQANVPASATVGSGPFSAVLTGRSANDPTKLDATLDQVTIVVGSLVDLTNSAAGTGSGSVAGGDLGPGPSPQPTTTNSTPAGTGTIFTLFVKNNDAGGPATQTYTLAASQSTGFPGTLPAGWTVKFVAAGGTCAAAAITNVTVARGAQQQVDACVTPPATQTPVTAQPIYFRVQSTAVASTGVLVSDAKQDAVTVTTAATLGATLTPNNVGQVAPGGTVVYAHTLTNIGNQSCGAYTLTATVPAADAALGWTTAIYLDVNGDGQIDALDTLVTGPIAGPLAAGTTQKLLVRVFAPGGASAGATDTTTVTATFTDPAPNCGTPSATDISTVITGQIRVLKTQAADVACDGTADGDFFATPLSLKPGQCIVYRVVATNEGTAPITNIAINDAAPAFTSLTGATQPPAPTQCVSTGVTGTALAYAQTPTAVSCGSAANTVAPGGTATLTFAVRIDQ from the coding sequence GTGAGTCCCACCTTGCCAACCCGGCGCATCGGCTTCAGGCCGAGAGCCACATGGGCTGGCGCCGCAGTTTTGTCGCTGGGCTTCCTGTTTGGAAGCTCGAGCGCACTTGCAGCGCCGCCGCCCGCCAATACCGTCATCGGTAACCAGGCTTCGGCCACCTATTCGGATTCGTCCGGCACCACGCAGCTGGCCACCTCCAACCTGGTGCAGACCACGGTGCAGCAGGTCGGCTCGTTCACGCTGGACACGTTCAACCAGGTCACGACCACGATCGTCAACACCAAGCTCGGCGCCGCAGGCTCGGTGGTGTACGCACCGCACATCTTGACCAACACCGGTAACGGCTCGGACACCTTCACCATCACGGTGGATGCCGACAACGATGCCTTCTCGAAGGTCGAGGTCTATCCCGACGCCAACGGCGACGGCATGCCCGACAGCACCACGCCGCTGTGTACCGCCGCGCCCGCCGCAGTCTGCAGCGTGCCCGCGCAGACCGTGCCCGGCAACAACGGCACGTTCCAGTTTGTCGTGGCCTACACGATCCCCGGCACGGCCACCACGCCGACCACGCCGTTCGACACCGCCACCATCACGGCCACCCCGGGCACGCCGGCGCTGTACACGGCGCCGAACACCTCGGCAGCGGACAAGGACCAGGTCAACCTGACAACACAGGCCGCCTTCGGTGCCACCAAGTCGATTGGTGTTCCAGCAGTGGCGGCTCCTCCCGGCGGGACCTGGCCGCTCGCGAGCACCGGTGGTCCGCGCTCGTCGTCGGCTTCGTGCTCGACGACCTGGGGCGCAGGTATCGCTTCCAGCGACACCTGCAAGTACACGGTCTACACGCTCACCTTCAACAACACCGGCGGAGCGCCCGGCAAGTTCGCCCTGTCGGACACGTTGCCATCGGGCTTCACCTATGTCGCGGGTTCCGCCGTCTGGAGCAGTGCTCCGGGCGTGGCGCTCGGCGACGGTGCCGGTGGCGATCCGACCGGCATGGCCTTCCAGGTGGCGGGCAACACGCTGAACGTGGTCATCGACTCGCTCGGGCAGAACGTCACCCAGACGATCAGCTTCGTGGTGCTGGTGAACAACACGGCTGTGGTCGGTACGTCGACCACGACCAACGTGGCCCAGTACAACCCGACGGATTCGCCGAATGCCGACGTCACGGCCATCGGTACGCTGGGTTCCACCACCAACCCGGCGGCCTACACCGTCGTCGCCAGCTACGGCCTCGTCGTGGGTACCAACCCCTCGACCGCGGCAACGGCAGTCGACACGGTCGCTGGCACGCCCAACGGCACGGCGGCTGACACGACCACGCAGCCTTCGGTGGTTGCCGGCGGCAGCGTCAAGTTCCCGCAGACGGTGTTCAACACCGGCAGCGGCGTCGACAGCATCAACCTGAGCATTGCCAACGGGAGCTTCCCGGCCGGCACGACCTTCCTGCTGTTCGCAGCGGACGGCGTGACGCCGCTGCTCGACACCACAGGCGACGGCGTGCCCGACACCGGTCCGATTCCGGTCGGCGGCAGCGCCAACATCGTGGTGCAGGCCAACGTTCCGGCCAGCGCCACGGTGGGCTCGGGTCCGTTCAGCGCGGTCCTGACGGGCCGCTCGGCGAACGACCCGACCAAGCTCGACGCCACGCTCGACCAGGTCACCATCGTCGTCGGTTCGCTCGTCGACCTGACCAACAGCGCAGCCGGTACCGGCTCGGGTTCGGTGGCAGGCGGTGACTTGGGCCCAGGCCCCAGCCCACAGCCGACCACGACCAACAGCACGCCTGCGGGCACCGGCACGATCTTCACGCTGTTCGTCAAGAACAACGATGCGGGCGGCCCGGCAACGCAGACCTACACGCTGGCGGCCAGCCAGTCCACCGGCTTCCCGGGCACGCTGCCGGCGGGCTGGACGGTGAAGTTCGTGGCAGCGGGCGGTACCTGTGCCGCCGCGGCCATCACCAACGTGACCGTGGCTCGCGGTGCGCAGCAGCAGGTCGATGCCTGCGTGACGCCTCCCGCCACGCAAACGCCTGTGACGGCCCAGCCGATCTACTTCCGCGTGCAGTCGACCGCAGTGGCATCGACCGGCGTGCTCGTGTCCGACGCCAAGCAGGACGCGGTGACCGTGACCACGGCGGCAACGCTCGGCGCCACGCTCACGCCCAACAACGTCGGCCAGGTCGCTCCGGGCGGCACCGTCGTCTATGCGCACACGCTGACCAACATCGGCAACCAGAGCTGCGGCGCGTACACGCTCACGGCCACCGTGCCGGCTGCCGACGCGGCACTGGGCTGGACCACCGCGATCTACCTCGACGTCAACGGCGACGGGCAGATCGATGCGCTGGATACGCTGGTTACCGGCCCCATCGCCGGACCGCTGGCTGCGGGCACAACGCAGAAGCTGCTGGTGCGCGTGTTCGCACCGGGTGGCGCCAGCGCAGGTGCAACCGACACGACCACTGTGACTGCGACGTTCACCGATCCGGCGCCGAACTGCGGCACGCCCTCGGCTACCGACATCAGCACTGTGATCACCGGCCAGATCCGCGTCCTCAAGACGCAGGCTGCCGACGTCGCCTGCGACGGCACGGCTGACGGCGACTTCTTCGCAACGCCGCTGTCGCTGAAGCCCGGCCAATGCATCGTGTACCGGGTCGTTGCCACCAACGAAGGCACCGCGCCGATCACCAACATTGCGATCAACGACGCAGCACCTGCGTTCACGAGCCTGACGGGTGCCACGCAGCCGCCGGCGCCCACGCAATGCGTCTCGACGGGTGTGACCGGCACCGCGCTGGCCTATGCCCAGACCCCCACGGCAGTGAGCTGCGGCAGCGCGGCCAACACCGTGGCCCCGGGCGGCACGGCCACGCTGACCTTCGCAGTGCGAATCGACCAGTAA
- a CDS encoding DUF11 domain-containing protein: protein MSDSLMGCRSQRWRQAGATLAIGLALLLALLLTLFLASATVHAAPAPGGSVIRNVAKASYVPAGFAQTETSSSNSVVANVLAVEALVLTQDQAVNRPPATVVTLNHLLTNTGNVPSSYVLGFANNVGGCAADTLDLSTLRVVRDINNNGVADPGDPVLPLGAPGALALRPGETASLLVQGTVPATGAGVACAALTATTALQNLSATNRDTVTVGDMAVISITKSASYPGVIVPGQTRIDFSVSGTNIGARDAQPANVAAPTGTPVLVNGAPTSLVLVRDLVPAGTQYIAGTLQSTAAGAVRLFRMPGDPAFSYRTADDAAAVEVAIGVPAAVARNASIAMQFAVIVRADQTGDIRNTAQSYYNDGTAPVVSPSNTVLITTSQSRIGVAKTASTPRANRGADGLLDGTATVRFSVDVRNYGAVWLYGVQATDLLEGSGASQFGSYTSAAVPGANQYTVVPGSIAIAGNQGNGTSGTVAAANNSFTGTAAAQNLLAPGAVLPVGAQVTVQFDVRINVNGRTGMLFNSVRAQGALAPGGAPVAFDDSVDGTSPDPDGDGNPNNNTAPTPVSLQLPSLSLAKSASLPRRVAQGVYEIDYRLLVTNTGVAPAPHVRVIDNLNCTFDMDKPEGPVASWELVGAPKVRSGLLNPAGSFTGRAACDREALASADAFRLPTEAVLSLTDGSRGLEPGQSEEIGFTVRLTQKPGAGDRRVAINNKAWAAAFDQNTINVTPAMLVAATANSVQSLLADPAGTVYNAVTRAPVPGAVVTFTRQSCSSGSVTPMTAAEIYGGSSDTYTFNADGSVSMTTGADGSYQFYLQSPPATGLCTYSLHVVPPAGSGYVYPSQLIPVTAGTFGSCGPVVPGALPPKGAEPTTHYFSVTSGFNASNEACDVVHNHIPLDPGNVLGLVLRKEGSKRQVEFGDFLDYALAVTNKTGTPVTGISISDSLPPGFAYVSNSARLNGAATANPVGGAGPKLVFNYPTLTLGVDQMAMVRYRVRVGVGAPTNGDAINRARAYSGPMQSNLANWTVRVTGGVFSDEAFMFGKVYMDCKADGKQEGSDEIGVPGVRLFMEDGTNVVTDVEGKWSLYGLKPLTHVLRVDQTTLPPGARLEILDNRNAGRPESRFVDLKKGEFHKANFIIGNCDSPATLADVVARRAAIAAIPDTEAEAQVRMRLNPEGQIVAVGDLRSLPASGQALASGSTGSTMTTSAPLIAMPDAPANASSFVGAASGSMSGTLGTAASAGSASSTPAGSLFASLNGLPTTAQGASAAGGTASGVGAFASRPVNTSAAMLEPRSAPLLPGAVPSPIELEVLLPQIESNALGFLGLKDGDTVPSQSINVRVKGEAGLALRLTVNGQAIDGRRVGKKTQLPSKSIGAWEYIGVVLQPGTNRLQLDAVDDFGNVRGSEQIGIVAPDKLGGIQVDLPETAYADLRTPVAVKVRLVDAAGVPVTARTQLTLEADRGRWFDEDLNPAEPGTQVFMEGGAAEFRLLPPGEAGDARIRVTAGSFVKEVRLALLPEMRPMIGVGIVEGVLDFTKRGSVPLGAMPAGAAFEAELTGLTDERENRRAGARAAFFFKGTVKGEYLLTAAFDSDKARKDRLFRDIRPDEFYPVYGDSSVKGFDAQSTQKLYVRIDKNRSFLLYGDFTTSSSTEVRNLSQSNRALTGLKHVYETANVRATSYTSRTAQTQQVEEFRAVGTSGPYYLSATGGEFVDNSEQIEVLVRDRNQPDIVLQRTAVTRFVDYTVEPLTRRVLFTRAIASVDANLNPQSIRVTYEVDSGGPKFTVAGTDVQVKVGERLQVGVVASTDQNPENHRKLRALTAVARIGDNTTAAAELVRTESDEKGKGEGGRIEVRHQDEKLAVVALASKTSTGFDNPGASFSAGRTEISGRAEYKIDDNTAARAEVLYSKDALLQGDRKGASASLRKKLDDNVVAEVGLRHGQSNSGLASGSGFDYGEISTYNGNLGSRVGAGNVTALGAAATANSSAESESLTTVRARLSAQVPGVPLAQVFVEGEQDLKDSDRRTLAIGGNYAITDKTRAYARYELISSLYGDAQLDATQSNNVGILGIESNYMDGGRIYNEYRLADSVDGRSAQAAMGVRNTFKLTDRFSLTGGLEHTRQMGGYTNSANSGTGYAGGLGESTAVTAGVEYLTDSYKLSGILEGRKGDDANTRLFSAGFGYKISPAWSLLARSVVSDSEGQGTNSGNERHLQRHQIGLAYRPVDSDTWNALMRYERRSERIVGNGNAAGALTGGSAFGSGFGNATLPGSTSADILSAHLNYNPQRGSVLSARYAGKISRSDDGFLASTYWAHLLHARYTRDLNKDWDFGIQAGLLYGKGGSLQKTAGVELGYQMAKDLWISAGYNFVGLHDRDLTANEYTSKGAYIRLRFKFDETGLGFPSAGAAVAPPASAPASVPASPEEKTSSEK, encoded by the coding sequence TTGTCTGACTCATTGATGGGCTGCCGCTCGCAGCGATGGCGCCAAGCCGGCGCCACGCTCGCGATCGGCCTGGCGCTGTTGCTGGCGCTCCTCCTGACGCTGTTCCTGGCGTCGGCCACCGTGCATGCGGCCCCCGCGCCCGGTGGCAGCGTCATCCGCAACGTGGCCAAGGCCAGCTATGTGCCGGCCGGCTTTGCGCAGACCGAAACGTCCAGCTCCAACAGCGTGGTGGCGAACGTCCTCGCGGTCGAGGCGCTGGTGCTCACGCAGGACCAGGCCGTCAACCGGCCGCCGGCCACCGTGGTCACGCTGAACCACCTGCTCACCAACACCGGCAACGTGCCTTCGAGCTATGTGCTGGGCTTTGCCAACAACGTGGGCGGCTGCGCGGCCGACACGCTCGACCTTTCGACCCTGCGCGTCGTGCGCGACATCAACAACAACGGCGTGGCGGACCCGGGCGATCCGGTGCTGCCGCTCGGCGCGCCCGGCGCGCTGGCGCTGCGGCCCGGCGAAACGGCCTCGCTGCTCGTGCAGGGCACGGTTCCAGCCACCGGTGCCGGCGTTGCCTGCGCCGCGCTCACGGCGACCACCGCGTTGCAGAACCTGAGCGCCACCAACCGCGACACCGTGACGGTGGGCGACATGGCGGTGATCTCCATCACCAAGAGCGCGAGCTACCCGGGTGTCATCGTGCCGGGGCAGACCCGTATCGACTTTTCGGTCTCGGGCACCAACATCGGCGCGCGCGATGCGCAGCCCGCCAACGTGGCCGCGCCGACAGGCACGCCGGTGCTCGTGAACGGCGCGCCCACCAGCCTGGTGCTGGTGCGCGACCTCGTTCCCGCCGGCACGCAGTACATCGCCGGCACGCTGCAGAGCACGGCCGCGGGCGCGGTGCGGCTGTTCCGCATGCCGGGCGACCCAGCCTTCAGCTACCGCACCGCGGACGACGCCGCGGCCGTCGAAGTGGCAATCGGCGTGCCAGCGGCCGTGGCACGCAACGCCTCCATCGCCATGCAGTTCGCGGTGATCGTGCGCGCGGACCAGACCGGCGATATCCGCAACACCGCGCAGAGCTACTACAACGACGGCACCGCACCGGTGGTGTCGCCGTCCAACACCGTGCTCATCACCACCAGCCAGAGCCGCATCGGTGTGGCAAAGACCGCCTCGACGCCGCGCGCAAACCGCGGCGCCGACGGCCTGCTCGACGGAACCGCAACCGTGCGCTTCAGCGTCGACGTGCGCAACTACGGCGCCGTGTGGCTCTACGGCGTGCAGGCGACCGACCTGCTCGAAGGCAGCGGCGCCAGCCAGTTCGGCAGCTACACCAGCGCGGCCGTACCCGGCGCCAATCAATACACCGTCGTGCCCGGCTCCATTGCCATTGCGGGCAACCAGGGCAACGGCACGAGCGGCACCGTGGCCGCGGCCAACAACTCGTTCACCGGCACCGCCGCCGCACAGAACCTGCTGGCGCCGGGTGCCGTGCTGCCGGTCGGCGCGCAAGTCACCGTGCAGTTCGACGTTCGCATCAACGTCAACGGCCGCACCGGCATGCTTTTCAACAGCGTGCGTGCGCAGGGCGCACTCGCGCCCGGCGGCGCGCCGGTGGCTTTCGACGATTCGGTCGACGGCACCAGCCCCGACCCGGACGGCGACGGCAACCCGAACAACAACACCGCGCCCACGCCGGTGTCACTCCAGCTTCCGTCGCTGTCGCTCGCCAAGAGCGCGTCGCTGCCGCGGCGCGTGGCGCAGGGCGTCTACGAAATCGACTACCGGCTGCTCGTCACCAACACCGGTGTCGCCCCCGCACCCCACGTGCGCGTGATCGACAACCTGAACTGCACCTTCGACATGGACAAGCCCGAGGGGCCCGTGGCCTCTTGGGAGCTGGTGGGTGCGCCCAAGGTCCGTAGCGGCCTGCTCAATCCCGCGGGCAGCTTTACCGGCCGCGCCGCCTGCGACCGCGAGGCGCTCGCGAGCGCCGACGCTTTCCGGCTGCCGACCGAGGCGGTGCTCAGCCTTACCGACGGCAGCCGCGGCCTGGAGCCCGGGCAAAGCGAAGAAATCGGCTTCACCGTTCGCCTGACCCAGAAGCCCGGTGCAGGCGACCGCCGCGTGGCCATCAACAACAAGGCATGGGCGGCGGCGTTCGACCAGAACACCATCAACGTCACGCCCGCGATGCTGGTTGCGGCCACCGCCAACTCGGTGCAGTCGCTGTTGGCCGACCCGGCGGGCACGGTCTACAACGCCGTCACGCGGGCGCCTGTTCCCGGCGCGGTGGTCACGTTCACCCGGCAGTCGTGCAGCAGCGGTTCGGTCACGCCGATGACCGCGGCTGAAATCTACGGCGGCTCGTCGGACACCTACACCTTCAATGCCGACGGCAGCGTGTCGATGACGACCGGCGCCGACGGCAGCTACCAGTTCTACCTGCAGTCGCCGCCGGCCACGGGCCTGTGCACGTACTCGCTGCATGTGGTTCCGCCGGCCGGCAGCGGCTATGTTTATCCGTCGCAGCTGATCCCCGTGACGGCCGGCACTTTCGGCAGTTGCGGTCCGGTGGTGCCCGGTGCGCTGCCGCCCAAGGGCGCGGAGCCGACCACGCACTATTTCTCGGTGACGTCCGGCTTCAATGCTTCGAACGAAGCGTGCGACGTGGTGCACAACCACATCCCGCTCGACCCCGGCAATGTGCTCGGCCTGGTGCTGCGCAAGGAAGGCAGCAAGCGGCAGGTCGAGTTCGGTGATTTTCTGGACTACGCGCTGGCGGTGACCAACAAGACGGGTACGCCGGTGACCGGCATCTCGATCAGCGACAGCCTGCCGCCGGGCTTTGCCTACGTAAGCAACAGCGCGCGCCTGAACGGCGCGGCCACGGCCAACCCGGTCGGCGGCGCAGGCCCGAAGCTGGTGTTCAACTACCCGACGCTGACGCTCGGCGTCGACCAGATGGCCATGGTGCGCTACCGCGTGCGCGTCGGCGTGGGCGCACCCACCAACGGAGACGCCATCAACCGTGCGCGTGCCTACTCGGGCCCGATGCAGTCCAACCTCGCGAACTGGACCGTGCGCGTCACGGGCGGCGTGTTCTCGGACGAGGCCTTCATGTTCGGCAAGGTCTACATGGACTGCAAGGCCGACGGCAAGCAAGAGGGCAGCGACGAGATCGGCGTGCCCGGCGTGCGCCTGTTCATGGAAGACGGCACCAACGTCGTCACCGACGTGGAGGGCAAGTGGAGCCTCTACGGACTCAAGCCGCTCACCCACGTGCTGCGCGTGGACCAGACCACGCTGCCGCCCGGCGCCCGGCTTGAAATACTCGACAACCGCAATGCCGGCAGGCCCGAGAGCCGCTTCGTCGACCTGAAGAAGGGCGAGTTCCACAAGGCCAACTTCATCATCGGCAACTGCGACAGCCCGGCAACGCTGGCCGACGTGGTTGCGCGCCGCGCGGCTATCGCCGCCATTCCGGACACCGAGGCCGAAGCCCAGGTGCGCATGCGACTGAATCCCGAAGGGCAGATCGTTGCCGTGGGCGACTTGCGCTCGCTGCCCGCCAGCGGCCAGGCGCTCGCGAGCGGCAGCACCGGCTCGACCATGACCACCTCCGCACCGCTGATCGCGATGCCCGATGCACCGGCCAATGCCAGCAGCTTCGTCGGTGCCGCGTCGGGCAGCATGAGCGGGACGCTGGGTACCGCCGCATCGGCCGGATCGGCCTCATCGACGCCCGCCGGCAGCCTGTTCGCATCGCTCAACGGCCTGCCGACCACTGCGCAGGGTGCATCGGCCGCGGGCGGCACGGCGAGCGGCGTCGGCGCGTTCGCGAGCCGGCCGGTCAACACCTCCGCCGCCATGCTGGAGCCGCGCAGCGCACCGCTGCTGCCCGGGGCAGTGCCCAGCCCCATCGAGCTGGAGGTGCTGCTGCCGCAGATCGAAAGCAATGCGCTCGGCTTTCTCGGCCTGAAGGACGGCGACACCGTTCCCAGCCAGTCGATCAACGTGCGCGTCAAAGGCGAGGCTGGCCTGGCGCTGCGCCTCACGGTCAACGGCCAGGCCATCGACGGGCGGCGTGTCGGCAAGAAGACCCAGTTGCCTTCGAAGAGCATCGGCGCCTGGGAATACATCGGCGTGGTGCTGCAGCCCGGCACCAATCGCCTGCAGCTCGATGCGGTGGACGATTTCGGCAACGTGCGCGGCAGCGAGCAGATCGGCATCGTCGCGCCCGACAAGCTGGGCGGCATCCAGGTCGACCTGCCCGAAACCGCTTACGCCGATTTGCGCACGCCGGTGGCCGTGAAGGTTCGGCTGGTCGATGCGGCCGGCGTGCCGGTGACCGCACGCACCCAGCTCACGCTGGAAGCCGACCGTGGCCGCTGGTTCGACGAAGACCTGAACCCGGCCGAGCCGGGCACCCAGGTGTTCATGGAAGGCGGAGCCGCCGAGTTCCGGCTGCTGCCGCCGGGCGAGGCGGGCGATGCGCGGATTCGCGTGACCGCCGGCAGCTTCGTCAAGGAAGTGCGGCTCGCGCTGCTGCCCGAGATGCGCCCGATGATCGGCGTCGGCATTGTCGAAGGCGTGCTCGACTTCACCAAGCGCGGCAGCGTGCCGCTCGGCGCCATGCCGGCGGGCGCGGCCTTCGAGGCCGAGCTGACGGGGTTGACCGACGAGCGCGAGAACCGGCGCGCGGGCGCCCGCGCCGCCTTCTTCTTCAAGGGCACGGTCAAGGGCGAATACCTGCTCACGGCAGCCTTCGACTCCGACAAGGCGCGCAAGGACCGCCTGTTCCGCGACATCCGCCCGGACGAGTTCTACCCCGTGTACGGCGACTCGTCCGTCAAGGGCTTCGATGCGCAGAGCACGCAGAAGCTCTACGTGCGCATCGACAAGAACCGTTCGTTCCTGCTGTACGGCGACTTCACCACCAGCAGCAGCACCGAGGTGCGCAACCTCAGCCAGAGCAATCGCGCGCTCACTGGCCTGAAGCACGTGTACGAGACGGCCAACGTGCGCGCCACCAGCTATACGTCCCGCACCGCGCAGACGCAGCAGGTGGAGGAGTTTCGCGCCGTCGGCACCTCCGGCCCCTACTACCTGAGCGCGACCGGCGGCGAGTTCGTCGACAACAGCGAGCAGATCGAGGTGCTGGTGCGCGACCGCAACCAGCCCGACATCGTGCTGCAGCGCACGGCGGTCACGCGCTTCGTGGACTACACGGTCGAGCCGCTCACGCGCCGCGTGCTGTTCACGCGCGCCATTGCGTCGGTGGATGCCAATCTCAACCCGCAATCGATCCGCGTCACCTACGAGGTCGACAGCGGCGGGCCCAAGTTCACCGTGGCCGGCACCGACGTGCAAGTCAAGGTGGGCGAGCGCCTGCAGGTGGGCGTGGTCGCCAGCACCGACCAGAACCCGGAAAACCACCGCAAGCTGCGCGCGCTCACGGCCGTGGCCCGCATCGGCGACAACACCACGGCCGCGGCCGAACTGGTGCGCACCGAGTCCGACGAAAAGGGCAAGGGCGAGGGCGGCCGCATCGAAGTGCGCCACCAGGACGAGAAGCTCGCAGTGGTGGCGCTGGCCAGCAAGACCAGCACCGGCTTCGACAACCCGGGCGCGAGTTTCTCGGCGGGCCGCACCGAGATTTCGGGCCGTGCCGAATACAAGATCGACGACAACACCGCGGCGCGCGCCGAAGTGCTCTACAGCAAGGACGCACTGCTCCAAGGCGACCGCAAGGGTGCGAGCGCGAGCCTGCGCAAGAAGCTGGACGACAACGTTGTGGCGGAAGTCGGCCTGCGCCACGGCCAGAGCAACAGCGGCCTGGCCTCGGGGTCCGGCTTCGACTACGGCGAGATCTCCACCTACAACGGCAACCTCGGCAGCCGCGTCGGTGCCGGCAACGTCACGGCGCTGGGCGCCGCCGCCACGGCCAACAGCAGCGCCGAAAGCGAAAGCCTCACCACCGTGCGCGCGCGCCTCTCGGCACAGGTGCCGGGTGTGCCGCTGGCCCAGGTGTTCGTGGAGGGCGAGCAGGACCTGAAGGATTCCGACCGCCGCACGCTGGCCATCGGCGGCAACTACGCGATCACCGACAAGACGCGTGCCTATGCGCGCTACGAGCTCATCTCCAGCCTGTATGGCGATGCGCAGCTGGACGCCACGCAGTCCAACAACGTCGGCATCCTCGGCATCGAGAGCAACTACATGGACGGCGGGCGCATCTACAACGAGTACCGGCTCGCCGACAGCGTTGATGGCCGCAGCGCGCAGGCAGCCATGGGCGTGCGCAACACCTTCAAGCTCACCGACCGCTTCAGCCTGACCGGCGGCCTGGAGCACACCCGCCAGATGGGCGGCTACACCAACAGCGCCAACAGCGGCACCGGCTATGCGGGCGGGCTGGGCGAATCCACCGCCGTCACGGCCGGCGTCGAATACCTGACGGACAGCTACAAGCTCAGCGGCATTCTCGAAGGCCGCAAGGGCGACGACGCGAACACGCGCCTCTTCAGCGCCGGCTTCGGCTACAAGATCAGCCCCGCGTGGAGCCTGCTGGCGCGCAGCGTGGTGAGCGACAGCGAAGGGCAGGGCACGAACAGCGGCAACGAGCGCCACCTGCAGCGCCATCAGATCGGCTTGGCCTACCGCCCGGTGGACAGCGACACCTGGAATGCGCTGATGCGCTACGAGCGCCGCTCGGAACGCATCGTGGGCAACGGCAACGCCGCCGGCGCGCTGACAGGCGGCAGCGCCTTCGGCAGCGGGTTCGGCAACGCCACCCTGCCGGGCAGCACCAGTGCGGACATTCTCTCGGCGCACCTGAACTACAACCCGCAGCGCGGCAGCGTGCTGAGCGCGCGCTACGCGGGAAAGATCTCGCGCTCCGACGACGGCTTTTTGGCCAGCACCTACTGGGCGCACCTGCTGCACGCGCGCTACACCCGCGACCTCAACAAGGACTGGGACTTCGGCATCCAGGCCGGCCTGCTCTACGGCAAGGGCGGCTCGCTGCAGAAGACCGCGGGCGTGGAGCTGGGCTACCAGATGGCGAAGGACCTGTGGATTTCCGCCGGCTACAACTTCGTCGGCCTGCACGACCGCGACCTCACGGCCAACGAATACACCAGCAAGGGTGCGTACATCCGGCTGCGCTTCAAGTTCGATGAAACGGGGCTCGGCTTTCCGTCGGCCGGTGCCGCTGTTGCTCCGCCGGCATCGGCGCCTGCATCGGTGCCCGCATCTCCAGAAGAAAAAACCAGTTCAGAAAAATGA